One Archocentrus centrarchus isolate MPI-CPG fArcCen1 chromosome 14, fArcCen1, whole genome shotgun sequence DNA window includes the following coding sequences:
- the LOC115792495 gene encoding cornifelin-like has product MSSARVVTQTQPGRYAQGSNEWSSGICDFCENIPVCCFAYWCFPCFACKTSRDYGEHLCLPLADWFGFIPPATMSLRASMRHRYGISGTLCEDCVYSTFCMVCVWCQMSREMEIRNTPAVVVTSKR; this is encoded by the exons ATGTCTTCTGCAAGGGTCGTCACACAGACTCAGCCTGGGAGGTATGCCCAAGGGTCTAACGAATGGTCATCTGGGATATGTGACTTCTGTGAAAATATCCCAGTGT gcTGTTTTGCTTACTGGTGCTTCCCCTGCTTTGCCTGTAAAACTTCACGTGACTACGGGGAGCATCTCTGCCTCCCTCTGGCAGATTGGTTTGGCTTCATCCCACCGGCCACCATGTCACTGAGGGCCTCCATGCGACACCGCTACGGCATCAGT GGCACCTTGTGTGAAGATTGCGTGTATTCGACCTTCTGTATGGTCTGCGTCTGGTGTCAGATGTCCAGAGAGATGGAGATTAGAAACACCCCAGCTGTTGTGGTCACTAGTAAAAGATAA
- the LOC115792348 gene encoding cornifelin-like has product MSKMVINQPQPVMYAQESDEWSSGICDCCDDVPECCFGFWCCPCFACKTSRNYGEPLCLPLLEIFSGMIPAITMSMRVSMRQRYGIRGTMCRDCVLATFCPACSWCQISREMKRRKIPIVMVAAKNT; this is encoded by the exons ATGTCTAAAATGGTCATTAACCAGCCTCAGCCTGTGATGTATGCCCAGGAGTCTGATGAGTGGTCAAGTGGGATTTGCGACTGCTGTGATGATGTGCCAGAGT GCTGTTTTGGTTTCTGGTGCTGTCCCTGCTTTGCCTGCAAAACTTCCAGAAATTATGGTGAgcctctttgtctccccctgCTGGAAATATTCAGTGGCATGATCCCAGCAATCACCATGTCCATGAGGGTCTCCATGCGACAGCGTTATGGCATCAGG GGCACCATGTGTCGGGATTGTGTGCTTGCAACCTTCTGTCCAGCCTGCTCCTGGTGTCAGATCTCCAGAGagatgaagagaagaaagaTCCCAATTGTTATGGTTGCTGCCAAAAACACATAA